In Carya illinoinensis cultivar Pawnee chromosome 6, C.illinoinensisPawnee_v1, whole genome shotgun sequence, a single genomic region encodes these proteins:
- the LOC122313008 gene encoding norbelladine synthase-like → MVSGQLSHEMKIEVPASEAWELYGTLRLANLVEEVSTVMEKIEVLEGDGGVGTVLKLTFVPGTPGLSTSSEKFTKIDNEKRVKETELVEGGYLEMGFTLYRVRFEVIEEGDDSCIIRSTIEYEVKEEAVANASYVTIEPLEGITQIAKSYLTKNKAAK, encoded by the exons ATGGTTTCTGGGCAACTCTCACACGAGATGAAGATAGAGGTACCTGCTTCTGAAGCCTGGGAGCTCTATGGCACGCTTCGTTTGGCAAATCTCGTTGAAGAAGTTTCAACTGTCATGGAGAAAATTGAGGTCTTGGAAGGTGATGGAGGGGTTGGGACCGTTCTCAAGCTAACATTTGTACCag GCACACCTGGTCTTAGCACTTCCTCGGAGAAGTTCACAAAGATTGACAATGAGAAACGGGTGAAAGAAACAGAGTTGGTTGAAGGAGGATATCTGGAGATGGGGTTTACTCTTTATCGTGTTCGTTTCGAAGTCATCGAAGAGGGCGATGATTCATGCATTATAAGGTCAACTATAGAGTATGAAGTGAAGGAAGAGGCAGTTGCTAATGCATCCTATGTCACTATAGAGCCACTGGAAGGCATTACGCAAATTGCCAAAAGCTATCTCACCAAGAACAAAGCTGCTAAATAA